A stretch of Myxococcus hansupus DNA encodes these proteins:
- a CDS encoding DUF3052 family protein, translating into MTPYALASLPSMLGIRAGSKVSVINPPRGFVQKLNPLPDGVEFLITAVTGLDVILFFTQDPQELVQRLPALARAMALTGGIWVCWPGGEGIRKGLSEDFVRHAALDIGLVDNKICTIDATWTGLRLVRRPRGRLDKPGERKQAPAQA; encoded by the coding sequence ATGACGCCCTACGCGCTGGCCTCCCTGCCCTCCATGCTGGGCATCCGGGCCGGGTCCAAGGTCTCCGTCATCAACCCGCCTCGGGGCTTCGTGCAGAAGCTCAACCCGCTGCCGGATGGGGTGGAGTTCCTCATCACTGCGGTGACGGGCCTGGATGTCATCCTCTTCTTCACCCAGGACCCGCAGGAGCTGGTGCAGCGGCTGCCCGCCCTGGCCCGCGCCATGGCCCTCACCGGGGGCATCTGGGTCTGCTGGCCGGGCGGCGAGGGCATCCGCAAGGGCCTCTCCGAGGACTTCGTCCGCCACGCGGCCCTGGACATCGGTCTGGTGGACAACAAAATCTGCACCATCGACGCGACCTGGACGGGTCTGCGGCTGGTGCGGCGGCCCCGAGGGCGGCTGGACAAGCCCGGAGAGCGGAAGCAAGCCCCCGCTCAGGCCTGA
- a CDS encoding acylphosphatase produces MGRSMSGTRRASLRIEGKVQGVFFRESARVEATRLGLTGWVRNRPDGSVEAVVEGEPAVLEEFIRWCHRGPSQARVSGVQRTDGEATGEFSHFNVERTS; encoded by the coding sequence ATGGGGCGGTCCATGAGTGGCACGCGGCGAGCCTCGCTGCGCATCGAGGGCAAGGTGCAGGGCGTCTTCTTTCGGGAGAGCGCCCGCGTTGAAGCCACCCGCCTGGGTCTGACAGGCTGGGTGCGCAACCGGCCCGATGGGTCCGTGGAAGCCGTCGTGGAAGGGGAGCCCGCCGTGCTCGAGGAATTCATCCGCTGGTGTCATCGCGGTCCGTCGCAGGCCCGGGTTTCGGGCGTGCAGCGCACGGACGGCGAGGCCACCGGCGAGTTCAGTCATTTCAACGTGGAGCGCACTTCATGA
- the ligA gene encoding NAD-dependent DNA ligase LigA: MDDFQKAAARARELHRELAHHNYRYYVLDSPEVSDAQYDKLMRELQDLEAKHPDLQTPDSPTQRVGGAAAEEFGEVVHRAPMLSLANLFEDQGLIEFDERIRKLVGQPAITYVCEPKLDGLAIALRYEKGAFVQGATRGDGTTGEDVTTNLRTIRSLPMTLFPQDGVKVPEVLEVRGEVFIRKKDFQKLNEKREEEGEPLFANPRNAAAGSLRQLDPKETATRPLSVFLYECVPTEGVPAFKTHVEKLEYLKTLGLPTNQYRLAEGLEGVRGAYDASLKGRHELPFEVDGMVVKVDDEDQRKRLGQVSKSPRWAVAYKFPPEEESTEVQDIGIQVGRTGALTPVAHLKPVKVGGVTVARATLHNEDELRRKDVRKGDTVFVRRAGDVIPEIVSVVLSKRPADSAPFEFPKHCPVCNAVATKDEDGAIIRCTGASCPAQLVEKIRHFASRLAMDIEGLGDKLAAQLVATGRVKTFADLYALDREKLLSLERMGDKSADNLVTALERSKQTTQRRFLYALGIRHVGDATAKALAEAFPEAELLFKASLEDVSRVKDVGPIMAQVIHTFFQEPQNQAAIRELLAAGVKPAAPQVATGGPFVGKSVVLTGAMTGMTREQAKEEVERRGGKVAGSVSRKTDFVVAGEDAGSKLKKAQELGVRILDEQAFLQMLQGNA; this comes from the coding sequence GTGGACGACTTCCAGAAAGCCGCAGCCCGAGCCCGTGAGCTCCACCGTGAGCTCGCGCACCACAACTACCGTTACTACGTCCTCGACTCGCCCGAGGTCAGCGACGCGCAATACGACAAGCTGATGCGCGAGCTGCAGGACCTGGAGGCGAAGCATCCGGACCTCCAGACGCCGGACTCGCCCACCCAGCGCGTGGGCGGCGCCGCGGCCGAGGAGTTCGGCGAGGTGGTGCACCGGGCGCCCATGCTCTCCCTGGCCAACCTCTTCGAGGACCAGGGCCTCATCGAGTTCGACGAGCGCATCCGCAAGCTGGTGGGCCAGCCCGCCATCACCTACGTGTGCGAACCCAAGCTGGACGGGCTCGCCATCGCCCTGCGCTATGAGAAGGGCGCCTTCGTCCAGGGCGCCACGCGCGGCGACGGCACCACCGGCGAGGACGTCACCACCAACCTGCGCACCATCCGCAGCCTGCCCATGACGCTGTTCCCCCAGGACGGCGTGAAGGTGCCGGAGGTCCTCGAGGTGCGCGGCGAGGTCTTCATCCGCAAGAAGGACTTCCAGAAGCTCAACGAGAAGCGCGAGGAGGAAGGCGAGCCGCTCTTCGCCAACCCGCGCAACGCCGCCGCCGGCAGCCTGCGCCAGCTCGACCCGAAGGAGACGGCGACCCGCCCCCTGTCCGTCTTCCTGTACGAGTGCGTCCCCACCGAGGGCGTGCCCGCCTTCAAGACGCACGTCGAGAAGCTGGAGTACCTGAAGACGCTGGGCCTGCCCACCAACCAGTACCGCCTCGCGGAGGGACTGGAGGGCGTGCGCGGCGCCTATGACGCCTCCTTGAAGGGCCGCCACGAGCTGCCTTTCGAAGTGGACGGCATGGTGGTGAAGGTGGATGACGAGGACCAGCGCAAGCGCCTGGGCCAGGTCTCCAAGAGCCCCCGCTGGGCGGTGGCCTACAAGTTCCCGCCCGAGGAGGAGTCCACGGAGGTGCAGGACATTGGCATCCAGGTGGGCCGCACGGGCGCGCTGACGCCGGTGGCGCACCTCAAGCCGGTGAAGGTGGGCGGCGTCACGGTGGCGCGCGCCACGCTGCACAACGAGGACGAGCTGCGCCGCAAGGACGTGCGCAAGGGCGACACCGTCTTCGTGCGCCGCGCGGGTGACGTGATTCCCGAAATCGTGTCCGTGGTGCTCTCCAAGCGCCCCGCGGACTCCGCGCCCTTCGAGTTCCCCAAGCACTGCCCCGTCTGCAACGCGGTGGCGACCAAGGACGAGGACGGCGCCATCATCCGCTGCACGGGCGCCTCGTGCCCCGCGCAGTTGGTGGAGAAGATTCGCCACTTCGCCAGCCGGCTGGCCATGGACATCGAGGGCCTGGGCGACAAGCTGGCCGCGCAGCTCGTGGCCACTGGCCGGGTGAAGACGTTCGCGGACCTCTACGCGCTCGACCGGGAGAAGCTGCTGTCGCTGGAGCGCATGGGCGACAAGAGCGCCGACAACCTCGTCACCGCGCTGGAACGCTCCAAGCAGACCACGCAGCGCCGCTTCCTCTATGCCCTGGGCATCCGCCACGTGGGTGACGCCACCGCCAAGGCGCTGGCCGAGGCCTTCCCGGAGGCGGAGCTGCTCTTCAAGGCCAGCCTGGAGGACGTCTCGCGCGTGAAGGACGTGGGCCCCATCATGGCCCAGGTCATCCACACCTTCTTCCAGGAGCCCCAGAACCAGGCCGCCATCCGGGAGCTGCTGGCCGCGGGCGTCAAGCCGGCGGCGCCCCAGGTCGCCACCGGCGGCCCCTTCGTGGGCAAGTCCGTGGTGCTCACCGGCGCGATGACGGGTATGACGCGGGAGCAGGCCAAGGAAGAGGTCGAGCGCCGAGGCGGCAAGGTCGCTGGAAGTGTCTCGCGCAAGACCGATTTCGTGGTGGCGGGCGAGGATGCAGGCAGCAAGCTGAAGAAGGCCCAGGAACTCGGGGTAAGAATCCTGGATGAGCAGGCGTTCCTGCAGATGCTGCAGGGCAATGCCTAG
- the rho gene encoding transcription termination factor Rho — protein MRKARTSREKAADTDVAVEADAEKPRRKRAAKTVEREEAEKPARARRSTRRDEEVSAEAEEAPAEPPRPVLTPISRPVRDDDLQEARISGEEEPAASLPPPPEAPEAPAITEVTRDGEPMQVIKLNDLKRMKITDLSKMAHDVGVEGYQGLKKQDLIFALLGGIADKRFEVHAEGVLELLSDGFGFLRSADSDYQPSPDDIYVSPSQVRRFNLRPGDTVTGPIRQPREGERFFALQKVDKVNFADPMSDAARERILFDNLTPLYPTRKLKLEHESSEMTTRIIDMFCPIGLGQRCLIVAPPKAGKTVLLQNIAHAISRNHPDVYLIVLLVDERPEEVTDMERNVRGEVVSSTFDEPATRHVQVAEMVIDKAKRLVEQKYDVCILLDSITRLARAYNTVVPASGKILSGGVDANALHKPKRFFGAARNIEEGGSLTIIGTALIDTGSRMDEVIFEEFKGTGNSEIVLDRKLMEKRIFPTLDINKSGTRKEELLLGPGDLVRITALRQVLHPFTPIDAMEFVLKHMRPTPSNADFLGSMNR, from the coding sequence ATGCGTAAAGCCCGTACTTCGAGAGAGAAGGCTGCTGACACCGACGTCGCCGTGGAGGCGGACGCGGAGAAGCCTCGCCGCAAGCGTGCGGCGAAGACGGTGGAGCGGGAGGAGGCCGAGAAGCCCGCCCGTGCCCGCCGCAGCACCCGTCGCGACGAGGAAGTCAGCGCCGAGGCCGAGGAGGCCCCCGCCGAGCCGCCCCGTCCCGTCCTCACCCCCATCTCCCGCCCGGTCCGGGACGATGACCTCCAGGAGGCCCGCATCTCCGGTGAGGAGGAGCCGGCCGCCTCCCTGCCGCCTCCTCCCGAGGCCCCCGAGGCCCCGGCCATCACGGAAGTCACCCGCGACGGCGAGCCGATGCAGGTCATCAAGCTCAATGACCTGAAGCGGATGAAGATCACGGACCTGTCCAAGATGGCCCACGACGTGGGCGTCGAGGGCTACCAGGGTCTGAAGAAGCAGGACCTCATCTTCGCGCTGCTGGGCGGCATCGCCGACAAGCGCTTCGAGGTCCACGCGGAGGGCGTGCTGGAGCTGCTCAGCGACGGCTTCGGCTTCCTACGCAGCGCGGACAGCGACTACCAGCCCAGCCCGGACGACATCTACGTGTCCCCGTCGCAGGTGCGCCGCTTCAACCTGCGCCCGGGCGACACGGTGACGGGCCCCATCCGCCAGCCCCGCGAGGGCGAGCGCTTCTTCGCGCTCCAGAAGGTGGACAAGGTCAACTTCGCGGACCCGATGTCGGACGCGGCGCGCGAGCGCATCCTGTTCGACAACCTCACGCCGCTCTATCCGACGCGCAAGCTCAAGCTCGAGCACGAATCGTCGGAGATGACCACGCGCATCATCGACATGTTCTGCCCCATTGGCCTGGGCCAGCGCTGCCTCATCGTGGCGCCGCCCAAGGCCGGCAAGACGGTGCTGCTGCAGAACATCGCGCACGCCATCAGCCGCAACCACCCGGACGTCTACCTCATCGTGCTGCTCGTGGACGAGCGCCCGGAGGAAGTGACGGACATGGAGCGCAACGTGCGCGGCGAGGTGGTGTCCTCCACCTTCGACGAGCCCGCCACGCGCCACGTGCAGGTCGCGGAGATGGTCATCGACAAGGCCAAGCGCCTCGTCGAGCAGAAGTACGACGTCTGCATCCTGCTGGACTCCATCACCCGTCTGGCGCGCGCCTACAACACGGTGGTGCCCGCGTCCGGCAAGATTCTGTCCGGCGGCGTGGACGCCAACGCGCTCCACAAGCCCAAGCGCTTCTTCGGCGCCGCGCGCAACATCGAGGAGGGCGGCTCGCTGACCATCATCGGCACCGCGCTCATCGACACCGGCAGCCGCATGGACGAAGTCATCTTCGAGGAGTTCAAGGGCACGGGTAACTCCGAAATCGTCCTGGACCGGAAGCTGATGGAGAAGCGCATCTTCCCGACGCTGGACATCAACAAGTCCGGCACGCGCAAGGAAGAGCTGCTGCTGGGCCCGGGCGACCTGGTGCGCATCACCGCCCTGCGGCAGGTGCTCCACCCGTTCACGCCGATTGACGCGATGGAGTTCGTGCTCAAACACATGCGGCCCACCCCGTCGAATGCGGACTTCCTCGGGTCGATGAACCGGTAG
- a CDS encoding AI-2E family transporter, whose amino-acid sequence MSQQPQDTAITFADKRKRLLLLGALWLSMLLLLLAFRSVVMPFAGAALIAYLVQPLVRRISQVKVAGRPVPRWAALLLIYAGFFVGAYLFFVALVPQLYREMSRVSREAVTFANTLTPENVQELAQRAESWLSTRGIPVALSNRALEGADGGNGNGTFGFALDLEQFLGDAVKRVSILVQENLGDIVNVSRSIVTSVAAGVFMLFFVLMVAAFFSIDAQAIRHYFGTLIPPEYATDARQLLERIDRSLSGVVRGQVTICIVNGVLTFVGLLLFGVKFAFLLATIATFFSLIPIFGTIISSVPIVLIALADGFQKGLAILAWIIGIHALEAYFLNPKIMGQAAHLHPVIVAFSLIAGERLFGLVGALFAVPVASVLVACFDYARLKAQPAPAVALATSAPLPGERQPPAA is encoded by the coding sequence ATGTCGCAGCAGCCCCAGGACACCGCCATCACCTTCGCCGATAAACGCAAGCGCCTGCTCCTGCTGGGAGCCCTGTGGCTGAGCATGTTGCTGTTGCTGCTCGCCTTCCGCTCGGTGGTGATGCCCTTCGCCGGGGCCGCGCTCATCGCGTACCTGGTGCAGCCGCTGGTGCGGCGCATCTCCCAGGTGAAGGTGGCCGGCCGGCCGGTGCCGCGCTGGGCGGCGCTGCTGCTCATCTACGCCGGCTTCTTCGTGGGCGCGTACCTCTTCTTCGTCGCGCTGGTGCCGCAGCTCTACCGCGAGATGTCCCGCGTCAGCCGGGAGGCGGTGACGTTCGCCAACACCCTCACGCCCGAAAACGTGCAGGAGCTCGCGCAGCGCGCGGAGTCGTGGCTCAGCACGCGCGGCATCCCCGTGGCGCTGTCCAACCGCGCGCTGGAGGGCGCGGACGGAGGCAACGGCAACGGCACCTTCGGCTTCGCGCTGGACTTGGAGCAGTTCCTGGGCGACGCGGTGAAGCGCGTGTCCATCCTGGTGCAGGAGAACCTGGGCGACATCGTCAACGTGTCGCGCAGCATCGTCACCAGCGTGGCCGCGGGCGTGTTCATGCTGTTCTTCGTGTTGATGGTGGCCGCGTTCTTCTCCATCGACGCGCAGGCCATCCGCCACTACTTCGGCACGCTGATTCCGCCCGAGTACGCCACCGACGCGCGGCAGCTCCTGGAGCGCATCGACCGCTCGCTGTCCGGCGTGGTGCGCGGGCAGGTCACCATCTGCATCGTCAACGGCGTGCTGACGTTCGTGGGGCTGCTGCTGTTCGGCGTGAAGTTCGCCTTCCTGCTGGCGACCATCGCCACCTTCTTCAGCCTCATCCCGATTTTCGGCACCATCATCAGCTCGGTGCCCATCGTCCTCATCGCCCTGGCGGATGGGTTCCAGAAGGGGCTGGCCATCCTGGCGTGGATCATCGGCATCCACGCGCTGGAGGCGTACTTCCTCAACCCCAAAATCATGGGGCAGGCGGCGCACCTGCACCCCGTCATCGTCGCCTTCTCCCTCATCGCCGGGGAGCGGCTCTTCGGGCTGGTGGGCGCGCTCTTCGCCGTGCCCGTGGCGTCCGTCCTGGTGGCGTGCTTCGACTACGCCCGGCTGAAGGCGCAGCCCGCGCCCGCCGTGGCGCTGGCCACCTCGGCCCCGTTGCCCGGCGAACGTCAGCCGCCCGCCGCCTGA
- a CDS encoding glutamine amidotransferase, with amino-acid sequence MRQPSAVKNVLLLKAGDAADSVRVSIGDYDRWFLQTIGLSGYRFDVVPVHKGAPLPTRADAYDAVMMTGSPLSVTALEPWMERAADFMVEAGERGTPVLGVCFGQQLLAHAYGGHVSRNPQGRETGSVQVTLTEAGRKDALFDGVPERFTAQATHEDIVSQVPEGAQVLASNANTAAQALAFRPKVRGVQFHPEAGVDTLRAVIEARREKLDQAAVARGATPGEHVRQLLAGLTPSPSGRQILLNFLERFS; translated from the coding sequence ATGCGGCAACCATCGGCGGTGAAGAACGTCCTCTTGCTGAAAGCCGGCGACGCGGCCGACTCCGTGCGCGTCTCCATCGGCGACTACGACCGGTGGTTTCTGCAAACCATTGGACTGTCCGGCTACCGCTTCGACGTCGTCCCGGTACACAAGGGTGCGCCTCTGCCTACCCGCGCGGACGCCTACGACGCGGTGATGATGACGGGCTCCCCCTTGTCGGTGACGGCGCTGGAACCGTGGATGGAGCGCGCCGCGGACTTCATGGTGGAGGCCGGCGAGCGCGGCACGCCGGTGCTGGGTGTGTGCTTCGGGCAGCAGTTGCTCGCGCACGCCTACGGCGGCCACGTGTCCCGCAATCCCCAGGGCCGCGAGACGGGCAGCGTCCAGGTGACGCTCACGGAGGCCGGCCGGAAGGACGCGCTCTTCGACGGCGTCCCCGAACGCTTCACCGCGCAGGCGACCCACGAGGACATCGTCTCGCAGGTGCCCGAAGGGGCGCAGGTGCTCGCCAGCAACGCGAACACGGCCGCGCAGGCGCTGGCCTTCCGCCCCAAGGTGCGCGGCGTGCAGTTCCATCCGGAAGCGGGCGTGGACACCTTGCGCGCCGTCATCGAGGCGCGCCGGGAGAAGCTGGACCAGGCCGCCGTGGCGCGGGGCGCGACGCCCGGGGAACATGTCCGCCAGTTGCTGGCCGGGCTCACGCCGTCTCCCTCGGGCCGCCAAATCCTGCTGAACTTCCTCGAGCGCTTCTCCTGA
- a CDS encoding glutamine synthetase family protein, with translation MPTRPKAKVLNHPVMARRMRDKAPRARARGHAAREASDVDSLRRWLDEKGIKKVKVGAVDVDGVWRGKYISLEKFLSAAKGGLGFCDVVFGWDLSDDLLDNTEVTGWHTGYPDTHAKVDLSTGRVIPWEPDTAAFLLDFENKDGTPFEASPRQLLQKLATRARSLGYLPRFGAEYEFFIFKEQPQSLKDKGYQGLTPLTPGMFGYSWLRTSLNAPLVHAIIDGCNEFGLGIEGFHTETGPGVFEAAIRYDDIEKSADKAALFKTVVKEICARHGVTACFMAKVNAKLPGCSGHVHQSLWDLDGERNLFHDAKAPNGMSKLLRHYIGGQVALMPELTALYWPTINSYKRSVENTWAPTTVTWGLENRTTAIRVIGENAKAMRLEYRQLGADMNAYIGMAASLAAGLWGIENEVEPPPPCDANAYAKSDAPPLPRSLKDAVELLKNSERARELLGDGFVDHFVRTREWEVRQYERAVTNWELERYLELI, from the coding sequence ATGCCGACCCGACCGAAGGCGAAGGTCCTCAACCATCCCGTCATGGCCCGCCGGATGCGCGACAAGGCGCCGCGTGCCCGGGCGAGAGGCCATGCCGCGCGAGAGGCCTCGGATGTGGATTCGCTGCGGCGGTGGTTGGATGAAAAGGGCATCAAGAAGGTGAAGGTGGGCGCGGTGGACGTCGATGGCGTCTGGCGCGGCAAGTACATCTCCCTGGAGAAGTTCCTCAGCGCGGCCAAGGGCGGGCTGGGCTTCTGCGACGTCGTCTTCGGCTGGGACTTGAGCGATGACCTGCTCGACAACACCGAGGTGACGGGGTGGCACACCGGCTACCCGGACACGCACGCGAAGGTGGACCTGTCCACCGGGCGCGTCATCCCGTGGGAGCCGGACACCGCGGCGTTCCTGCTCGACTTCGAGAACAAGGACGGCACGCCCTTCGAGGCCAGCCCCCGGCAGCTCCTGCAGAAGCTGGCCACGCGCGCGCGTTCGCTGGGCTACCTGCCGCGCTTCGGCGCGGAGTACGAGTTCTTCATCTTCAAGGAGCAGCCGCAGAGCCTGAAGGACAAGGGCTACCAGGGGCTGACGCCGCTCACGCCGGGCATGTTCGGCTACTCGTGGCTGCGCACGTCGCTCAACGCGCCGCTGGTGCACGCCATCATCGACGGGTGCAACGAGTTCGGCCTGGGCATCGAGGGCTTCCACACGGAGACGGGGCCCGGTGTCTTCGAGGCGGCCATCCGCTACGACGACATCGAGAAGTCCGCGGACAAGGCCGCGCTGTTCAAGACGGTGGTGAAGGAGATTTGCGCCCGCCACGGCGTCACCGCGTGCTTCATGGCGAAGGTGAACGCGAAGCTGCCAGGGTGTTCGGGGCACGTGCACCAGTCGCTGTGGGATTTGGACGGCGAGCGCAACCTCTTCCACGACGCGAAGGCGCCGAACGGCATGAGCAAGCTGCTCCGGCACTACATCGGCGGGCAGGTGGCGCTGATGCCGGAGCTGACCGCGCTCTACTGGCCCACCATCAACAGCTACAAGCGCAGCGTGGAGAACACGTGGGCGCCCACCACGGTGACGTGGGGGCTGGAGAACCGCACCACCGCCATCCGCGTCATTGGTGAGAACGCGAAGGCGATGCGCCTGGAGTACCGGCAGCTCGGCGCGGACATGAACGCGTACATCGGCATGGCGGCCAGCCTGGCGGCGGGCCTGTGGGGCATCGAGAACGAGGTGGAGCCGCCGCCGCCGTGCGACGCCAACGCCTACGCCAAGAGCGACGCGCCCCCGCTGCCGCGCAGCCTGAAGGACGCGGTGGAGCTGCTCAAGAACAGCGAGCGCGCGCGGGAGTTGCTGGGCGACGGCTTCGTCGACCACTTCGTGCGCACGCGCGAGTGGGAGGTGCGCCAGTACGAGCGCGCCGTCACCAACTGGGAGTTGGAGCGTTACCTGGAGCTCATATGA
- a CDS encoding iron-containing alcohol dehydrogenase, whose product MKPFDLPSEPRVTEMAWPTRIVFGAGALLRLPAHTQRLGIQRPLLVTDAGVVKAGLAARVVDVLKTAGLQCEVFDRVEPNPTERDVFAGLETYRAHGCDGIVALGGGSALDAGKLIQLLTTHEPPLSRYDDAKGGDQYVRDDLPPLIAIPTTAGTGSEVGRSGVVTLEDTGRKTVIFSPHLLPRAAICDPELTLGLPPGVTAATGMDAFTHCLEAYLANGFHPLADAVAIDGIHRVGRSLEVAVRDGKDLAARTDMMVAAMEGAMAFQKGLGACHALAHALTPISNLHHGLANAVVLPVVMEFNRAVCTARLARVAVALGDTTNAREEVLASNAIDRVRKLNAAVGIPSRLRDVGVQEKDLPRIAEKAFQDASHLCNPRKVTEADLLAMARESY is encoded by the coding sequence ATGAAGCCGTTCGACCTTCCCTCCGAGCCGCGCGTCACCGAGATGGCGTGGCCCACGCGCATCGTCTTCGGCGCGGGCGCGCTGCTGCGGCTGCCCGCGCACACCCAGCGCCTGGGCATCCAGCGTCCGCTCCTGGTGACGGACGCGGGCGTGGTGAAGGCGGGGCTGGCCGCGCGCGTGGTGGACGTGCTCAAGACGGCCGGCCTGCAGTGCGAGGTCTTCGACCGCGTGGAGCCCAACCCCACCGAGCGCGACGTGTTCGCCGGCCTGGAGACGTACCGCGCCCACGGGTGTGACGGCATCGTCGCGCTGGGAGGCGGCAGCGCGCTGGACGCGGGCAAGCTGATTCAGCTCCTCACCACGCACGAGCCGCCGCTCAGTCGCTACGACGACGCGAAGGGCGGAGACCAGTACGTGCGCGATGACCTGCCGCCGCTCATCGCGATTCCCACCACCGCGGGCACGGGCTCCGAGGTGGGTCGCTCGGGCGTCGTCACGCTGGAGGACACAGGCCGCAAGACGGTGATTTTCAGTCCGCACCTGCTGCCGCGCGCCGCCATCTGCGACCCGGAGCTGACGCTGGGGCTGCCTCCGGGCGTCACGGCGGCCACGGGCATGGATGCCTTCACGCACTGCCTGGAGGCCTACCTGGCCAACGGCTTCCACCCGCTGGCGGACGCGGTGGCCATCGACGGCATCCACCGCGTGGGCCGCTCGCTGGAGGTGGCGGTGCGGGACGGCAAGGACCTGGCCGCGCGCACGGACATGATGGTGGCGGCCATGGAAGGCGCCATGGCCTTCCAGAAGGGCCTGGGCGCCTGCCACGCGCTGGCGCACGCGCTCACGCCCATCTCCAACCTGCACCATGGGCTCGCCAACGCCGTGGTCCTGCCGGTGGTGATGGAGTTCAACCGGGCCGTGTGCACGGCGCGGCTGGCGCGGGTGGCGGTGGCCCTGGGCGACACGACGAACGCGCGCGAGGAGGTGCTCGCGAGCAACGCCATCGACCGGGTGCGCAAGCTCAACGCGGCCGTGGGCATCCCCTCGCGGCTGCGGGACGTGGGCGTGCAGGAGAAGGACCTGCCGCGCATCGCGGAGAAGGCCTTCCAGGACGCCTCGCACCTGTGCAATCCGCGCAAGGTGACGGAAGCGGACCTGCTGGCCATGGCGCGCGAGTCCTACTGA